CCGGTTGCTATGCTTATGGCGGCAGCGAGATTAAATATTCCCAGTATTTTTTTGCCGCCTGGTCCAATGCTTTCGCATTTTGACGAAAATGGCGAACAAAGGGTCATGTCCGATATTAAAGAGGGAATGGGTGCAGTCAAAAAGCATTTAATCAGTGATGAACAGTTCGAAGCAATAGAGACAGACACCTGTACTACCATTGGGGTTTGCGGCATGATGGGAACAGGCAACACAATGGGCTGTCTCATTGAAGCTCTGGGAATGAGCTTGCCTGAAACATCAACCACACCTGCAGTTTATGCTGAAAAACGCCGCCAGGCTAAAGAAACCGGAAAACGTATTGTTGAAATGGTCCGGGAAGATTTAAAACCCAGCAAAATAATAACTGGGCATAATCTGGAAAATGCTGTTCGTTTCCTGATGTCCATCGGGGGTTCGACAAACGTTGTCTTACACTTACCGGCTATTGCCAGGGAAGCAGGGCTGGAATTGAGCCTGGATCAAATCGATAAACTGTCAGGGACAACTCCTTGTATTGCTAAATTTAAACCCTCCAGCAAATTTACCCTTTGGGATTTTTATCAAGCCGGCGGGGTGGGAGCGATCCTTCAAGTATTGGAGCCTCTGCTTAATAAAGAGGTTATGACCGTGACAGGACAAGCCATCATTAGTTATGGCCGGGAGGTAAAAAACCGGCAGGCCATTCAGCCTCTGAATGCTCCTTTGCAGCCTCAAGGAGGAATTGTCATTCTTAAAGGCAGTCTGGCTCCTGATGGAGCTGTTATCAAAGTAAGCGGTGTCAAGAATGCTCCTTCTCGTCAGGTAGGTACAGCTAAGACCTTCGAGTCTGAAGAAGGTTTAATGGATCACATTATGAATAAGGAAATAAAACCGGGAGATGTCCTAGTGATTCGTTATGAAGGCCCTGCAGGCGGTCCGGGAATGAGAGAGATGTCCATTCCGGCAGCCTTGCTGACGGGAATGGGGTTGGGTGACAGTGTCGCTATGATTACCGACGGACGTTTTTCCGGAGCCACGAGAGGTTTCTGCATCGGTCATGTTACCCCGGAAGCTCATGTAGGTGGTCCTATTGCCATTGTGCAAGACGGTGATTCTATTGAAATAGATATCGAAAACAAACAGCTGAATCTTCTCATTAGTCCTCAGGAAATGGCTGAGCGGTTAGCTGCACTGACACCCAGAAAGTCCCCTGTTGATACAGGATTCCTTGGATTGTACAGTCGTAATGTTGGGCAGGCAAATCGCGGAGCCCTTCTGGAAAATATGGATTAACTGCTAGGAGGGTAGTTATGCAAAAGGCTTTAAAAATCGATTCACGGGACAACGTGGCTGTTGTTCTATCAGAGTTAAATAAAGGCGACGATGTTTTAGTCAATACTGAAAGTGGTGCTCTTCAGTTAAAGGTCCTGAGTAATATCCCTTTTGGCCATAAGATAGCCTTAAAACCCCTTCCGAGTGATGAACCTATTATTAAATACGGTGAAGTGATCGGAAAAGCGAAAACTCCAATTGAACCAGGAGAATGGGTTCATTTACAAAATCTCTATTGTGAAAGAGGCCGGGAAGATTAATTCTGCGGAAGTTCCAAGGAAGGGAGTTAAGTACATGCATTCGTTTTATGGATATAGACGATCACAAGGCTTACCTGGGGTTAGGAATTGGGTAGCAGTTATATCGTCAGTTTTTTGCGCCAATAATGTTGTACGTCGTATCACACAGCAGGTTGCAGGAACAGTTGAGCTGACCCATCCTGTTGGCTGCAGTCAGGTAGGTTTAGACTTGGAACTGACAGCGAAAGCACTAAAGGGAGTTGGCAGACACCCGAATTTCTATGGCGTTGTGGTTGTCGGACTTGGCTGCGAGCGTTTCCGGGCCAAGGAGCTGGCAGATAGTATTGCTGCAACAGGAAAACCGGTAGAGATGGTTGTCATCCAGGAAGAGGGTGATACCCAAAAAGCCATCGCCAAAGGAGTTTGTTTGGCCCAAGGCCTTGTTGAACAGGCAGCCAAGCAGAAGAAAGAAGAATTCCCCATATCCGAGCTGTTTTTGGGTCTAAAATGCGGGGGTACTGATGCCACATCCGGGATTGCCGCTAATCCTGCCCTCGGCTGGGTTACTGATCAAATTGTTGCCGAAGACGGACGAGCCATGTTTACTGAGGTCACAGAACTGATCGGTGCTGAACATGTTCTCGCTCGGAGAGCAGTTAGCCCGGAAGTAGGACAAAAAATTCTTGATACTGTTAAAAACATGGAAAACAAATTAAAATTGGGAACCGCCCATTTGGATCTGCAGAATAGATCAGCTCTTATATCACCGGGTAATGAAGATGGCGGCGTAACAAGTGTCGTCGAAAAGGCTCTGGGTGGAATTCACAAGGGCGGCACCGGTCCGATCACGGGAGTCCTTGATTATGGGGAACCTGTCGGCGGCCCCGGATTATATATTCTGGATTGCCCTGGTCATGATGGAGAAGCAGTGACAGGACTTATTG
This Desulfosporosinus orientis DSM 765 DNA region includes the following protein-coding sequences:
- the ilvD gene encoding dihydroxy-acid dehydratase, producing the protein MLRGSQELFEGVKGAYPRAMFKSVGYSKEDLKKPIIGVVSAWSEIHPGSYANKELAQFVKAGVWAAGGTPVEFHTIAVCDAIAQGLGMHYSLPSREVVAAEIEVMVGSGGFDGLVFLPSCDKSPVAMLMAAARLNIPSIFLPPGPMLSHFDENGEQRVMSDIKEGMGAVKKHLISDEQFEAIETDTCTTIGVCGMMGTGNTMGCLIEALGMSLPETSTTPAVYAEKRRQAKETGKRIVEMVREDLKPSKIITGHNLENAVRFLMSIGGSTNVVLHLPAIAREAGLELSLDQIDKLSGTTPCIAKFKPSSKFTLWDFYQAGGVGAILQVLEPLLNKEVMTVTGQAIISYGREVKNRQAIQPLNAPLQPQGGIVILKGSLAPDGAVIKVSGVKNAPSRQVGTAKTFESEEGLMDHIMNKEIKPGDVLVIRYEGPAGGPGMREMSIPAALLTGMGLGDSVAMITDGRFSGATRGFCIGHVTPEAHVGGPIAIVQDGDSIEIDIENKQLNLLISPQEMAERLAALTPRKSPVDTGFLGLYSRNVGQANRGALLENMD
- a CDS encoding UxaA family hydrolase, with amino-acid sequence MQKALKIDSRDNVAVVLSELNKGDDVLVNTESGALQLKVLSNIPFGHKIALKPLPSDEPIIKYGEVIGKAKTPIEPGEWVHLQNLYCERGRED
- a CDS encoding UxaA family hydrolase, which produces MHSFYGYRRSQGLPGVRNWVAVISSVFCANNVVRRITQQVAGTVELTHPVGCSQVGLDLELTAKALKGVGRHPNFYGVVVVGLGCERFRAKELADSIAATGKPVEMVVIQEEGDTQKAIAKGVCLAQGLVEQAAKQKKEEFPISELFLGLKCGGTDATSGIAANPALGWVTDQIVAEDGRAMFTEVTELIGAEHVLARRAVSPEVGQKILDTVKNMENKLKLGTAHLDLQNRSALISPGNEDGGVTSVVEKALGGIHKGGTGPITGVLDYGEPVGGPGLYILDCPGHDGEAVTGLIASGCQVVVFTTGRGTPTGFPGVPVIKITGNTSTYERMKFNLDFNAGEIIDKGLAISEVGEGLFRKVIDTASGEPTKAEIAMGDELFCITRSYGG